Proteins encoded together in one Diabrotica undecimpunctata isolate CICGRU chromosome 3, icDiaUnde3, whole genome shotgun sequence window:
- the LOC140435882 gene encoding uncharacterized protein yields the protein MEPNYAVRLVFNTEHETSICDYIKNCSKMAFGLNTLKVRELAYDMAAKNNITMPDSWKANKCASKDWLRAFIKRHLFRKSLSLRKPEGCSLLRLTSFTKPNVDRFFVNLEQIYVKYPSIVEDIRIYNLDETATTTVQRPHKVVAQKGVKQLNQCTSAERGLLATTCAIIRANGTFLPPVIVFPRKKFNTIMLNSAPPGTLGLANPSGWITAELFTQVLDHFIKHTGARKENPCLLIYANHKSNMSLEIAEKAKANGIIVLTLPPHTSNKIQPLNKSVYFSFKNYYNSAIDSWLLNHPGVPITLYQIADRMCWYCPLKINDT from the coding sequence ATGGAGCCAAATTATGCTGTTAGATTAGTATTTAACACAGAGCATGAGACGTCGATCTGTGATTATATTAAGAACTGTAGCAAAATGGCTTTTGGGTTGAATACTCTAAAAGTTAGAGAATTGGCGTATGACATGGCTGCTAAAAACAATATCACTATGCCAGACTCTTGGAAGGCCAACAAATGTGCAAGCAAAGATTGGTTAAGGGCATTTATAAAAAGACATTTATTTAGAAAATCATTAAGCCTCAGAAAGCCAGAAGGATGTTCACTGTTAAGGCTTACTTCATTTACAAAACCCAATGTTGACCGGTTTTTCGTAAATTTGGAGCAAATATACGTAAAATATCCATCAATTGTTGAAGATATTCGCATCTACAATTTAGACGAAACTGCTACTACGACTGTCCAACGACCACATAAAGTTGTGGCACAAAAAGGTGTTAAACAGCTGAACCAGTGCACAAGCGCCGAAAGAGGATTACTCGCTACTACTTGTGCAATAATTCGAGCAAATGGAACATTTCTACCTCCGGTCATTGTTTTTCCTCGTAAAAAGTTTAATACCATTATGCTAAATAGTGCTCCACCAGGAACATTAGGACTAGCTAATCCAAGTGGATGGATAACCGCCGAACTATTCACACAAGTACTAGATCATTTTATTAAGCATACTGGTGCTAGAAAAGAAAACCCGTGTTTATTAATATATGCTAATCACAAATCCAATATGTCTCTGGAAATAGCAGAAAAAGCAAAAGCTAATGGCATAATAGTTTTAACCTTGCCCCCACATACAAGCAATAAGATACAGCCTTTGAACAAATCAGTTTATTTTTCCTTCAAAAACTATTACAATAGTGCGATTGATTCATGGCTTCTTAACCACCCCGGAGTTCCTATTACACTGTACCAAATAGCAGACAGAATGTGCTGGTATTGTCCACTCAAAATCAATGACACCTGA